The Mesorhizobium sp. M1D.F.Ca.ET.043.01.1.1 genome contains a region encoding:
- the rpmF gene encoding 50S ribosomal protein L32, with product MAVPKRKTSPSKRGMRRSADALKAPTYVEDKNSGEMRRPHHIDLKTGMYRGRQVLEPKES from the coding sequence ATGGCCGTTCCAAAAAGAAAAACCTCTCCGTCGAAGCGCGGCATGCGCCGCTCGGCCGACGCCCTCAAGGCCCCGACCTATGTCGAGGACAAGAATTCCGGCGAAATGCGCCGCCCGCATCACATCGACCTGAAGACCGGCATGTATCGCGGCCGCCAGGTGCTGGAGCCGAAGGAAAGCTGA
- a CDS encoding agmatinase, whose product MSKLTTAPRDVFRTFMNFPLVDDLDALKADVAIIGMPYGDPYTIDELVNDQTNAPTAVRRASQRVSLGLDRYDFDIGGTLFDGQDIRVADVGDVPASVADPRGHYGLAEATIRKIRTAGALPIAIGGDHGIPIPILRALDGEGPVTLVQVDAHLDWRDNVNGVREGYSSPIRRASEMAHIDKIFQLGIRGQGSARGEEVEAARAYGSNIITANEWQDIGTAALLKRIPDRGRYYLTIDADGLDPAVMPAVEGPSPGGVSYRQTIELIKGLIAKGKLVGMDIVEIAPSRDVNEITAITAGNIILNVIGAAVRAGYFKR is encoded by the coding sequence ATGTCTAAGCTCACCACCGCGCCGCGCGATGTCTTCCGGACATTCATGAACTTTCCGCTGGTCGATGACCTCGACGCGCTGAAGGCCGATGTCGCGATCATCGGCATGCCCTATGGCGATCCCTATACGATCGACGAACTGGTCAATGACCAGACCAACGCGCCGACCGCGGTGCGGCGGGCCTCGCAACGCGTCAGCCTCGGGCTCGACCGCTACGATTTCGACATCGGCGGCACCTTGTTCGATGGCCAGGACATAAGAGTGGCCGACGTCGGCGACGTGCCCGCAAGCGTGGCCGATCCCAGAGGCCACTACGGGCTGGCCGAGGCTACGATCCGCAAGATCCGCACGGCCGGCGCGCTGCCGATCGCCATTGGCGGCGATCACGGCATTCCGATCCCGATCTTGCGCGCGCTGGATGGCGAGGGTCCGGTCACGCTGGTGCAGGTCGATGCCCATCTGGACTGGCGCGACAACGTCAACGGCGTCAGGGAAGGCTATTCAAGCCCCATTCGCCGCGCCTCGGAGATGGCGCATATCGACAAGATCTTCCAGCTCGGCATTCGCGGCCAGGGCAGCGCCCGCGGCGAGGAGGTGGAAGCAGCACGCGCCTATGGTTCCAACATCATCACCGCCAACGAATGGCAGGATATCGGCACCGCGGCGCTGCTGAAGCGCATTCCCGACCGCGGCCGCTATTATCTCACCATCGACGCCGACGGCCTGGATCCCGCGGTGATGCCCGCGGTTGAAGGTCCGTCACCCGGCGGCGTCAGCTACCGGCAGACCATCGAATTGATCAAGGGGCTGATCGCCAAGGGCAAGCTGGTCGGCATGGATATCGTCGAGATCGCGCCGTCGCGCGATGTCAACGAGATAACCGCGATCACGGCCGGCAACATCATCCTCAACGTCATTGGCGCCGCTGTGCGCGCCGGCTACTTCAAGCGCTAG
- a CDS encoding helix-turn-helix domain-containing protein, translated as MNTEHRSSCPINLSLEVFGDRWSLIILRDMIFGGRRHFRELLNGSLERIASNILADRLRRLMELGLLTKADDPSHKQKAIYSLTEMAITLVPIMAHLGAWGRVWLPVSEELSIRAELLEKGGPPLWEQFMDELRHEHLGAPVKTPPGAPTVRRQLQAAYEEVVARKAEAMAG; from the coding sequence ATGAACACCGAGCATCGCTCCAGCTGCCCGATCAATCTGTCGCTCGAGGTCTTTGGCGACCGCTGGAGCCTGATCATCCTGCGCGACATGATCTTCGGCGGCAGGCGGCATTTCCGCGAACTGCTCAACGGGTCGCTGGAACGCATCGCCTCCAACATCCTGGCCGACCGGCTGCGGCGGCTGATGGAGCTCGGCCTGCTGACCAAGGCCGACGACCCCAGCCACAAGCAGAAGGCGATCTATAGCCTGACCGAGATGGCGATCACCCTGGTGCCGATCATGGCGCATCTCGGCGCCTGGGGGCGGGTGTGGCTGCCGGTCAGCGAGGAGCTGTCGATCCGCGCCGAGCTGCTCGAGAAAGGCGGCCCGCCGCTATGGGAGCAGTTCATGGACGAGCTGCGCCACGAACACCTCGGCGCGCCGGTGAAGACGCCGCCGGGCGCACCGACCGTGCGCCGGCAACTGCAGGCTGCCTATGAGGAAGTGGTCGCCCGGAAGGCGGAGGCGATGGCAGGCTGA
- a CDS encoding glutathione S-transferase family protein yields the protein MSLTLHFHPLASFCWKPLIAFYENDTPFTPVIVDLAEEQSRAAFLKVSPTGKMPALRDDARDRTVLESTIVVEYLAAHYPGPVELIPAAIDLAIEVRQADRFYDFYVQQPMQKIVADRLRPQDKTDPFGVEEARAQLRNSYAIIEKEMQGKIWAVGETFTMADCAASPALFYANKVEPLGDSFPAVKRYHDRLLERPAFARVIEEAQPYFKLFPYNNG from the coding sequence ATGTCCCTGACGCTGCATTTCCATCCGCTGGCCTCCTTCTGCTGGAAACCGCTGATCGCGTTCTACGAGAACGACACGCCCTTCACGCCGGTGATCGTCGATCTTGCCGAGGAGCAATCGCGCGCGGCCTTCCTGAAGGTTTCGCCGACGGGCAAGATGCCGGCCCTGCGCGACGACGCGCGGGACCGCACCGTGCTGGAATCGACCATCGTCGTCGAATATCTCGCGGCCCATTACCCCGGGCCGGTCGAGCTCATTCCCGCCGCCATCGATCTCGCCATCGAGGTCCGCCAGGCCGACCGCTTCTACGACTTCTACGTGCAGCAGCCGATGCAGAAGATCGTCGCGGACCGGCTGCGGCCGCAAGACAAGACCGACCCGTTCGGGGTCGAGGAGGCCCGGGCGCAGCTGCGCAATTCCTACGCCATCATCGAAAAGGAGATGCAGGGAAAGATCTGGGCGGTCGGCGAGACCTTCACCATGGCCGACTGCGCCGCTTCGCCGGCGCTGTTCTATGCCAACAAGGTCGAGCCGCTCGGCGACAGTTTCCCTGCCGTGAAACGCTACCACGACCGTCTGCTCGAACGGCCGGCCTTCGCCCGCGTGATCGAGGAAGCGCAGCCTTATTTCAAGCTCTTCCCCTACAACAACGGCTAG
- a CDS encoding alpha/beta hydrolase yields MTALPRPEIVSETFGDPSDPAILLIMGAMASMLWWPEAFCRQLAERGRFVIRYDNRDTGLSTKYKPGKPPYAFEDMVDDAVRVLDDHGLAGAHVVGMSMGGMIAQMVALKYPTRVSALTVISSSPLGVDTSGLPGTTTAYKEHSAQGADVDWSNRRQVLDFMVKDARALASTLHPFDSERTRAMIEEDYDRSGGLASASNHFLLKGGGPERRIKDLTAPLIVIHGTADPIFPIEHGEALSKAVPGAGLVRIEGGGHELHRNDWPQIIEAIATHR; encoded by the coding sequence ATGACCGCTTTGCCGCGCCCCGAAATCGTCTCGGAGACCTTCGGCGATCCGTCCGATCCGGCGATCCTTCTGATCATGGGCGCCATGGCCTCCATGCTCTGGTGGCCGGAAGCCTTCTGCCGGCAGCTTGCCGAACGCGGCCGCTTCGTCATCCGCTACGACAATCGCGATACCGGCCTGTCGACCAAGTACAAGCCGGGCAAGCCGCCCTATGCATTCGAGGACATGGTCGACGATGCCGTCCGCGTGCTCGACGACCACGGCCTCGCCGGGGCGCATGTCGTCGGCATGTCCATGGGCGGCATGATCGCGCAGATGGTGGCGCTGAAATATCCGACGCGCGTCAGCGCGCTCACGGTGATCTCCAGCTCGCCGCTCGGCGTCGATACGTCCGGCCTGCCCGGAACGACCACGGCCTACAAGGAGCATTCCGCGCAAGGCGCCGATGTAGACTGGTCGAACCGGAGACAAGTGCTCGACTTCATGGTCAAGGATGCGCGGGCACTTGCCAGCACCTTGCATCCGTTCGACAGCGAACGGACACGCGCGATGATTGAAGAGGATTACGACCGCTCCGGCGGCCTCGCCAGCGCCTCCAATCATTTCCTGCTCAAGGGCGGCGGTCCGGAGCGGCGGATAAAGGACCTGACGGCGCCACTCATCGTCATCCACGGCACCGCCGATCCGATCTTCCCGATCGAGCATGGCGAGGCGCTCAGCAAGGCGGTTCCCGGCGCCGGGCTGGTGCGGATCGAAGGCGGCGGCCACGAACTGCACCGCAACGACTGGCCGCAAATCATCGAAGCCATCGCGACGCATCGCTAG